From the Lathyrus oleraceus cultivar Zhongwan6 chromosome 4, CAAS_Psat_ZW6_1.0, whole genome shotgun sequence genome, one window contains:
- the LOC127138766 gene encoding ABC transporter B family member 11 — MDVDVASNEQVVDSGSKQDSEKRKAKGESTNTVPLYKLFSFADSLDHILMFVGTVGAIGNGISMPLMTLIFGNMINAFGGSSSTKEVVDEVSKVSLKFVYLAAGTFVASFLQLTCWMITGERQAARIRGLYLQTILRQDVSFFDKETNTGEVVGRMSGDTVLIQDAMGEKVGQFLQLMATFFGGFVIAFIKGWLLTVVMMSCIPLLVLSGAMMSMVISKASSTGQEAYSKAASVVEQTIGSIRTVASFTGEKQAIAKYDRSLIDAYTSVVKEALASGLGFGLLYFVVIASYGLAVWFGGKMVIEKGYTGGEVVTIIFAVLTGSMSLGQASPSLSAFASGQAAAFKMFETIKRKPEIDAYDSTGKKLDDIRGDIELREVCFSYPTRPDELIFDGFSLTIPSGTTVALVGQSGSGKSTVVSLVERFYDPQAGEVLIDGINLKEFQLKWIRQKIGLVSQEPVLFTCSIKENIAYGKDGATDEEIRAAAELANAAKFIDKLPQGLDTMVGEHGTQLSGGQKQRVAIARAILKDPRILLLDEATSALDAESERIVQEALDRIMVNRTTVIVAHRLSTIKNADTIAVIHKGKIIERGSHAQLTRDPDGAYSQLIRLQEMKGSEQNVEIDTSKSNSIALSERRPSQRSLLSRSISKVSSGDGNSGRHSFSASFGVPTAIVDFSETAESGPQAPLSTVSSPPEVPLYRLAYLNKPEIPVLLMGTIAAVLHGAILPIFGLLLSKMISIFYEPHDELRHDSKVWALVFVGLGVASLFIFPCRFYFFGIAGGKLIKRLRKMCFEKVVHMEVSWFDKAEHSSGAIGARLSTDAASIRALVGDALGLLVENIATAIAGLVIAFVASWQLALIILALVPLLALNGFLQVKFLKGFSTDAKKLYEEASQVANDAVGSIRTVASFCSEEKVMELYKQKCEGPIKTGIRRGIVSGFGFGVSFFVLYAVYACSFYAGARLVEDGKSSFSDVFRVFFALSMAAIGLSQSGSLVPDSTKAKSAAASIFAILDRKSLIDPSDESGMTLEYVKGEIEFKHVSFKYPTRPDIQIFTDLCLNIHSGKTVALVGESGSGKSTVISLIQRFYDPDSGHITLDGKEIQNLQVKWLRQQMGLVSQEPVLFNDTIRANIAYGKDGDASEAEIIAAAELANAHKFISSLQKGYDTIVGERGIQLSGGQKQRVAIARAIVKNPKILLLDEATSALDAESEKVVQDALDRVMVERTTIIVAHRLSTIKGADIIAVVKNGVIAEKGRHETLLHKGGDYASLVALHTSASTS, encoded by the exons ATGGATGTAGATGTTGCAAGTAATGAGCAAGTAGTAGATTCTGGAAGCAAGCAGGATTCAGAGAAGAGAAAAGCTAAAGGTGAAAGCACTAATACAGTACCATTATACAAGCTTTTCTCATTTGCTGATTCTTTGGATCATATATTGATGTTTGTTGGGACTGTTGGTGCTATTGGGAATGGAATCTCTATGCCCTTAATGACTTTGATATTCGGAAATATGATCAATGCATTTGGAGGATCATCAAGTACGAAAGAAGTTGTTGATGAAGTTTCCAAG GTGTCCTTGAAATTCGTATACTTGGCAGCGGGGACTTTTGTCGCGTCTTTTTTGC AATTGACATGCTGGATGATCACTGGTGAGAGACAGGCTGCAAGAATCAGAGGCTTATACCTCCAAACTATTTTGAGACAAGATGTGAGTTTCTTTGATAAGGAAACTAATACCGGAGAGGTTGTTGGAAGAATGTCGGGCGATACTGTTCTTATTCAAGATGCCATGGGGGAGAAG gtGGGACAGTTTCTACAGCTGATGGCTACATTCTTTGGAGGTTTTGTGATAGCATTCATCAAGGGGTGGCTTTTAACTGTTGTGATGATGTCTTGTATTCCGCTTCTTGTTTTGTCTGGTGCTATGATGAGCATGGTTATTTCAAAAGCATCATCAACTGGACAAGAAGCTTATTCTAAAGCAGCAAGTGTAGTAGAACAGACAATAGGTTCTATTAGAACT GTTGCGTCGTTCACCGGAGAGAAACAAGCCATAGCTAAATATGATCGGTCTTTAATTGATGCTTACACAAGTGTAGTAAAAGAGGCACTGGCTTCTGGTTTGGGATTTGGTTTACTCTACTTTGTTGTTATTGCCAGTTATGGTTTGGCAGTATGGTTTGGAGGGAAAATGGTAATAGAGAAAGGTTATACAGGAGGGGAAGTTGTGACTATAATTTTTGCTGTATTGACCGGATCCAT GTCTCTGGGGCAGGCATCTCCAAGCTTGAGTGCTTTTGCTTCAGGACAAGCTGCAGCATTTAAGATGTTTGAGACGATTAAAAGGAAGCCGGAGATAGATGCTTATGACTCAACCGGGAAAAAGCTTGATGACATTCGGGGAGACATAGAGCTTAGGGAGGTTTGCTTTAGTTATCCTACAAGACCGGATGAACTGATATTCGATGGATTTTCTCTTACAATACCAAGCGGGACTACTGTAGCTTTGGTAGGGCAAAGTGGAAGTGGAAAATCCACAGTTGTGAGTTTGGTAGAGAGATTTTACGATCCACAGGCTGGCGAAGTTCTCATTGATGGTATTAACCTCAAAGAATTTCAACTGAAATGGATCAGACAGAAAATAGGCCTAGTCAGCCAGGAACCGGTTCTCTTTACTTGTAGCATTAAAGAGAATATCGCCTATGGAAAGGATGGTGCCACCGATGAAGAAATCAGAGCTGCAGCAGAACTTGCTAATGCTGCCAAATTTATTGATAAACTTCCTCAG GGACTAGACACAATGGTTGGTGAGCATGGAACTCAGCTCTCGGGTGGTCAAAAGCAAAGAGTTGCAATTGCAAGAGCAATTTTGAAAGATCCAAGAATATTACTTCTTGATGAAGCTACAAGTGCCCTCGATGCTGAATCTGAGAGGATTGTACAAGAGGCCTTGGACAGAATAATGGTAAACCGAACGACTGTTATTGTAGCTCATCGCTTAAGTACCATAAAGAATGCTGATACCATTGCTGTTATTCATAAAGGAAAAATAATTGAAAGAG GTTCACATGCTCAGCTCACAAGGGATCCTGATGGAGCCTATAGCCAGCTTATTAGGCTGCAAGAAATGAAGGGGTCAGAACAGAACGTTGAAATTGACACAAGCAAGTCAAACAGTATAGCGCTCTCTGAAAGACGGCCGAGTCAAAGATCTTTATTGTCAAGATCTATAAGCAAAGTATCATCTGGAGATGGTAACAGCGGTCGTCACTCATTCTCAGCATCATTTGGTGTGCCCACTGCAATAGTTGACTTCTCAGAAACTGCAGAAAGTGGACCTCAAGCTCCTCTTTCAACGGTGTCTTCACCACCGGAAGTGCCACTTTATCGCCTGGCCTATTTAAACAAACCTGAGATTCCTGTCTTACTTATGGGGACTATAGCTGCAGTTCTGCACGGTGCAATATTACCGATATTTGGCCTCTTACTTTCCAAAATGATAAGTATTTTCTACGAGCCACATGACGAACTTCGTCACGATTCAAAAGTTTGGGCATTAGTATTTGTCGGGCTAGGTGTTGCGTCGTTATTCATTTTTCCATGTAGATTCTACTTTTTTGGCATTGCTGGAGGTAAGTTGATCAAAAGGCTCAGGAAAATGTGTTTTGAGAAGGTAGTTCACATGGAAGTAAGTTGGTTTGATAAAGCCGAGCATTCGAGTGGAGCAATTGGAGCAAGGCTTTCTACTGATGCAGCTTCGATTCGAGCTTTGGTTGGCGATGCACTCGGTTTACTGGTCGAAAATATTGCTACAGCTATAGCTGGCTTGGTAATTGCCTTTGTAGCTAGCTGGCAGCTTGCTCTTATAATCCTTGCTTTGGTGCCTCTCCTAGCTCTAAATGGATTTTTGCAAGTGAAGTTCTTGAAAGGGTTCAGCACAGATGCAAAG AAATTGTATGAGGAAGCAAGTCAAGTGGCGAATGACGCAGTAGGAAGTATAAGAACAGTTGCTTCTTTCTGTTCTGAAGAGAAGGTGATGGAATTATATAAGCAAAAATGTGAAGGACCGATTAAGACAGGCATAAGGCGAGGGATAGTAAGTGGATTTGGTTTCGGAGTATCATTCTTCGTGTTGTATGCAGTCTATGCATGCAGTTTTTATGCTGGAGCGCGTCTCGTTGAAGATGGAAAGTCTTCATTCTCAGATGTTTTCCGT GTCTTTTTTGCTTTAAGCATGGCAGCTATAGGACTTTCTCAATCGGGGTCGTTGGTACCCGATTCAACTAAAGCCAAAAGCGCAGCTGCTTCCATATTTGCTATTCTTGATAGGAAATCACTCATAGATCCAAGTGATGAATCAGGAATGACATTGGAATATGTCAAGGGAGAAATTGAGTTTAAGCATGTCAGTTTCAAGTATCCTACTAGACCCGATATTCAAATATTCACAGATCTTTGCTTAAACATTCATAGCGGCAAG ACAGTCGCGCTGGTTGGAGAAAGTGGAAGCGGAAAATCAACAGTGATCTCATTAATACAAAGATTTTATGATCCAGATTCAGGTCACATTACACTTGATGGAAAAGAAATCCAAAATCTGCAAGTGAAATGGCTAAGACAACAAATGGGACTAGTAAGCCAAGAGCCTGTGTTGTTTAATGACACTATCAGAGCCAATATTGCATATGGAAAAGATGGAGATGCATCCGAGGCAGAGATCATAGCTGCAGCAGAATTGGCAAATGCTCACAAGTTCATTAGTAGTTTGCAGAAG GGTTACGACACGATAGTAGGCGAGAGAGGAATTCAGTTATCCGGGGGACAGAAGCAGCGCGTGGCAATTGCGAGAGCCATAGTGAAGAATCCAAAAATACTATTACTAGATGAAGCAACTAGTGCACTTGATGCTGAGTCTGAGAAGGTGGTTCAAGATGCGCTTGACCGCGTTATGGTGGAGCGGACGACAATAATAGTTGCTCACAGGTTATCGACTATAAAGGGTGCAGATATAATAGCAGTAGTTAAGAATGGTGTGATAGCAGAGAAAGGAAGACATGAAACATTGCTACATAAGGGTGGTGACTATGCTTCTTTAGTAGCATTACACACAAGTGCTTCTACATCTTAA
- the LOC127135912 gene encoding cyclin-T1-4, whose protein sequence is MAGDSQRYSPRSPEDGSQWYFSRKEIEENSPSKLDGVDLKKEAYLRKSYCSFLQDLGMRLKVPQVTIASAIIFFHRFFLRQSHAKNDRRIIATVCMFLAGKVEETPRPLKDVIIVSYEIIHKKDPGAVQRIKQKV, encoded by the exons ATGGCTGGTGATTCTCAAAGATATTCTCCGCGGAGTCCCGAGGATGGTTCGCAATGGTACTTTTCTAGAAAGGAGATTGAAGAAAACTCACCGTCGAAACTAGATGGCGTTGATTTGAAGAAAGAAGCATACCTACGAAAATCATATTGTTCTTTTCTACAAGACTTAGGCATGAGACTTAAAGT ACCTCAGGTAACTATTGCGTCTGCCATTATTTTTTTCCACCGATTCTTTCTTCGGCAGTCCCATGCAAAGAATGACCGAAGG ATCATTGCTACAGTTTGCATGTTTCTTGCTGGGAAGGTTGAAGAAACTCCCCGCCCTCTAAAAGATGTTATTATTGTTTCATATGAAATTATACACAAGAAGGATCCTGGAGCTGTTCAGAGGATCAAACAAAAGGTATAG